A genome region from Hymenobacter tibetensis includes the following:
- a CDS encoding M3 family metallopeptidase codes for MSIHTSFTSVRAGLTLVVSSLTVLSVAAASNPLMPAFNQPIAFAKVTKADVQQATATVIAGTKTSLNTIYTVPAGKRTFANTMVAFDNLSDDIDRVAGPISILFNASPDSTIRNQAQKSLAQISKYGNELALDEKLYRAVKDYSKTKEAQALTGAHKKFLTETIEEYERNGFALTPEKRKELQQLNDKIGDLSIAFGANIAKDQSFLMVSEADMKGLPDDFKKSRTKVGDAYRIGVDGPTYSTFMKYAESEAMRKQLYTLYNNRAADTNLEVLKQILIERQKKAQLLGYKTYAAYQTSSRMAKTPETVWAFETKLVDRVKQKSQQDLEELLVVKRAYLKDPSVKTIAPWESGFYSNLLMKDKYQLDAEKVKEYFEVNHVVDGLFQTTQQLFGLKFNEVKEPSVWHKDARMFEVQRDGKLIGRFYIDLFPRENKYTHAACFGIESGKATGKGYQLPTAALLCNFNAPTPGKPALMSHSQVVTFFHEFGHVMHNLVTTAELSSQSGTSVKRDFVEAPSQILENWAWNYDALKTFAKHYQTEEVLPKPLYDKMWAARNVGSGIGASQQILYGTLDMTLHDKFDPNGTETTTEVLKKLQNQLTPFAYLDGTNMQAAFGHLTGYAAGYYGYLWSKVYAEDMFSVFEKNGVMDQKTGLRYRDMILAKGGTDDEYTLVKNFLGREPNQEAFFKSLGL; via the coding sequence AATCCGCTAATGCCGGCCTTCAACCAGCCTATTGCCTTCGCCAAAGTCACGAAGGCGGATGTACAGCAGGCGACGGCTACTGTTATTGCAGGCACCAAAACCTCGTTGAACACTATCTACACTGTACCGGCCGGCAAGCGCACGTTTGCCAACACCATGGTGGCCTTCGATAACCTCAGCGACGACATCGACCGGGTGGCGGGTCCCATCAGCATTCTGTTCAATGCCAGCCCCGACTCCACCATCCGCAACCAGGCCCAGAAAAGTCTGGCCCAAATCAGCAAGTATGGCAACGAGCTGGCGCTAGACGAGAAGCTATACCGAGCAGTAAAGGACTATTCGAAAACCAAAGAAGCCCAGGCCCTGACCGGTGCGCACAAGAAGTTTCTGACTGAAACGATTGAGGAATACGAGCGTAACGGCTTCGCTCTCACGCCCGAGAAGCGCAAGGAGCTGCAACAACTCAACGACAAAATTGGCGACCTAAGCATTGCATTCGGAGCCAATATTGCTAAGGACCAAAGCTTCCTAATGGTGAGCGAAGCCGACATGAAGGGCCTGCCCGACGACTTCAAGAAAAGCCGCACTAAGGTCGGCGACGCCTACCGCATTGGGGTGGACGGCCCGACATACAGCACGTTTATGAAGTACGCCGAGTCGGAGGCGATGCGCAAACAGCTCTACACGCTGTATAATAATCGCGCCGCCGACACCAACCTGGAGGTGCTAAAGCAAATACTAATTGAACGTCAGAAGAAGGCACAATTGCTAGGCTACAAAACTTACGCCGCCTATCAAACCAGCAGCCGCATGGCCAAAACGCCTGAAACAGTGTGGGCTTTTGAAACCAAGCTGGTGGACCGGGTGAAGCAGAAAAGCCAGCAGGATCTGGAAGAACTGTTAGTGGTGAAGCGGGCCTACTTGAAAGACCCAAGCGTGAAGACGATTGCGCCTTGGGAAAGTGGCTTTTACAGCAATCTGCTGATGAAAGACAAATACCAGCTCGATGCCGAGAAAGTAAAGGAATACTTCGAGGTAAACCACGTGGTAGATGGCCTGTTTCAGACCACGCAGCAGCTATTTGGCTTGAAGTTCAACGAGGTGAAGGAGCCGTCGGTGTGGCACAAGGACGCGCGTATGTTTGAGGTACAGCGCGACGGCAAGCTCATCGGTCGTTTCTACATCGACCTGTTTCCGCGCGAAAACAAATACACCCATGCCGCCTGCTTTGGAATAGAATCGGGCAAGGCAACGGGCAAGGGCTACCAGTTGCCCACCGCGGCGCTGCTTTGCAATTTCAACGCGCCCACGCCCGGTAAGCCGGCCCTGATGAGCCACAGCCAAGTGGTTACGTTCTTCCACGAGTTCGGCCACGTAATGCACAACTTGGTGACCACGGCCGAGCTATCGAGCCAGTCGGGTACCAGCGTGAAGCGCGACTTTGTAGAGGCTCCTTCGCAGATTCTGGAGAACTGGGCTTGGAACTACGATGCTCTCAAGACCTTCGCCAAGCACTACCAAACCGAAGAGGTACTGCCCAAGCCGCTGTATGATAAGATGTGGGCTGCCCGCAACGTCGGTTCTGGCATTGGGGCTTCACAGCAGATTTTGTACGGCACCCTCGACATGACCTTGCACGACAAGTTCGACCCAAACGGCACCGAAACAACCACCGAAGTGCTGAAGAAGCTGCAAAACCAACTGACTCCCTTTGCCTACCTCGATGGCACTAACATGCAGGCCGCGTTTGGCCACTTGACGGGCTATGCCGCGGGTTACTATGGCTACCTGTGGTCGAAAGTGTATGCCGAGGATATGTTCTCGGTGTTCGAGAAGAATGGCGTGATGGACCAAAAAACCGGCCTTCGTTACCGCGACATGATTCTGGCTAAAGGCGGCACCGACGACGAATACACCCTGGTGAAGAACTTTCTCGGCCGCGAACCGAATCAGGAAGCATTCTTTAAATCGTTGGGACTATAA
- a CDS encoding BrxA/BrxB family bacilliredoxin, translated as MATYPEYMVAPIRQDLVEAGFEQLMTPEEVDAVLNEQSGTVLVAVNSVCGCAAGKARPALKMAVASSEKKPTKLVTVFAGMETEAVAKVREHLLPYPPSSPAIALFKDGELVHMIERYHIEGNDMMRIVNNLQGAFEEYC; from the coding sequence ATGGCTACGTACCCAGAATACATGGTAGCACCGATTCGTCAGGACCTCGTGGAGGCCGGTTTCGAGCAACTGATGACCCCCGAAGAAGTGGACGCCGTCCTCAACGAGCAAAGCGGTACCGTATTGGTAGCCGTTAACTCGGTGTGTGGCTGCGCTGCCGGCAAAGCCCGCCCCGCCCTGAAAATGGCTGTGGCCAGCTCTGAAAAGAAGCCCACTAAACTTGTGACCGTATTTGCCGGCATGGAGACCGAAGCTGTAGCGAAGGTCCGCGAGCATTTACTGCCTTATCCTCCTAGCAGCCCCGCTATTGCCCTGTTCAAAGACGGCGAGCTGGTGCACATGATCGAGCGTTACCACATCGAAGGCAACGACATGATGCGCATTGTCAACAACCTGCAAGGCGCTTTCGAAGAGTATTGCTAG
- a CDS encoding tetratricopeptide repeat protein, which translates to MLKLLLLTGTLSLTSLAAQAQVDSVRASTLPPAQQAEKFYNSGVAKFNQKSYRAAMQDFDRALALRPDFAKAFYNRATTRYELKDYKPALQDYDEALKLEPTSGTAYFGRAQAHEALKQAAEAEQDYTKAVEANAAYAPAWYYRGALRFEKADYAAAKADFDQAIKADPAYAYAWHDRGSAQRQLNNYPAAIQDYTKALALQPELLPALLNRAGAKRRAGDLKGALQDYADYLQKKQDNPTAYTNRGATRYETADYKGAAEDFGRAVALDGTYAFAWNNRAAAYLKLEDYKKAEADASRAIALNPQYAEAYLNRGHAREMLRNTEGACQDWRKAAELGLEVGENYAANSGCGESK; encoded by the coding sequence ATGTTGAAACTACTACTTCTAACGGGTACTCTTAGCTTGACCAGCCTAGCGGCGCAAGCACAGGTCGATTCCGTGCGGGCTTCTACCCTTCCGCCTGCCCAACAAGCTGAAAAGTTTTACAACAGCGGTGTGGCCAAGTTCAACCAGAAAAGCTACCGTGCCGCGATGCAAGACTTTGACCGGGCGCTTGCGTTGCGGCCGGACTTCGCCAAAGCTTTCTACAACCGAGCCACCACGCGCTACGAGTTGAAAGACTATAAGCCCGCGCTGCAGGACTACGACGAGGCCTTGAAGCTGGAGCCCACCAGCGGCACCGCTTACTTTGGGCGGGCGCAAGCACATGAGGCCTTAAAGCAAGCAGCCGAAGCAGAACAGGATTATACAAAAGCCGTTGAGGCAAATGCTGCCTATGCTCCAGCGTGGTACTACCGCGGTGCCCTGCGCTTCGAGAAGGCTGATTACGCGGCCGCTAAAGCCGACTTTGACCAAGCCATTAAAGCTGACCCCGCCTATGCCTATGCCTGGCACGACCGGGGTAGCGCGCAGCGGCAGCTCAACAACTATCCGGCAGCCATTCAGGATTACACCAAAGCGTTGGCCCTGCAACCCGAATTATTGCCCGCTCTGCTCAATCGGGCTGGTGCCAAGCGGCGCGCTGGTGACCTAAAAGGTGCCCTGCAAGACTACGCCGATTACCTCCAGAAGAAGCAGGATAATCCTACGGCGTATACCAACCGAGGAGCCACCCGTTACGAAACCGCCGATTACAAGGGTGCCGCTGAAGATTTCGGCCGAGCAGTAGCGCTAGATGGCACTTACGCTTTTGCTTGGAACAACCGTGCGGCTGCTTATCTCAAGCTGGAAGATTATAAAAAGGCCGAAGCGGATGCAAGCCGAGCTATTGCCCTCAATCCCCAGTACGCCGAAGCGTATTTGAATCGTGGTCATGCCCGCGAAATGCTTCGCAATACAGAAGGCGCTTGCCAAGATTGGCGCAAAGCAGCGGAGTTGGGCTTGGAAGTTGGCGAAAACTACGCTGCCAATTCCGGCTGCGGGGAAAGCAAATAG